Below is a window of Candidozyma auris chromosome 3, complete sequence DNA.
CTGAGCTCAATGAGTTTTTGAGACGTCCAGTCGTTATCTTGAAGTGACGTCAGCTCATCCTTGATATCGATTTGTAGTGCTTCCTGTTTGATAACTTTGTAAAAGTAGTTGAGCACCGGGTTGGGATGCTGATAGGGATCATAGCTCGAATCAATACCAACGGTTTCAATCAAAAGtttgaaaagctcctcTAGCGGCTCGGGGACCAATGCCtgctcatcttcattgaagTACCGCTCGTCTTCGTCGAACATGTAGTCAGGCAAGCTTCTGATCTCGTTGAGCCATGGCAACTgaatcaacaaaaagccCTCAGGCAAACTCTTGTCCTTCAAATGTGTGCTTGATTGCTTGATATTTGTCGGATACAAAGCATACAAGTTGGGTGTGGCATTCTTCCTGATGCAGCCAAAAACCACTGCATACCTCTCAAGCTTGACACATCCTTGGTAAAGATGTTTGAGGGTTTTAAAAGAATTTGTGTACCCGCCGTCCTTACTAGCAGAGCTCAAGCCGTCACTAAAGTCAGCAGTCACAAAAAGAGGCGCTTTGAGATTGAAATAGGGCTTGTAAGTGTCGATGTGCCTAAAACACAACAATTTCAAGTAGGGCGCTTTACTGAACGAGACGAGGTCCTTTTCCccctcctcctcctcttcttcatcgataTCTTGCGTCTCATCTTCTGGTAGGTTATCGAAAGCATAGCTCCTCATATAATCCATGGTTTCTTCATTAACGTAGATGATCTTCTCGTTGAGTTCCGCTTCCTTGTCGTTCGTACGTTTAACGGGAATGCCTTTGACAAGTGTATGCTTCGCCTTTTGCTCCTCTGGCTTCTCTTCCTGCTTCAAGTCTACCTCTTCATATGTGTCTTGTCTCAGAAGCTTGCTTTCCACCTGGACTAGTCTAAGTGACTCTCCACCAGTGTAGACTTGCCTGAACAGTCTCACGCCCTCGTGATTATACAACGTGTAACCTTTCACGGAGCAACCAAGCCTTCCTCCAATGCCAGGGCCATcactcaaaatcaagtcGCATGCAAATTGAATGCGTCTAATCTCCTTCAATCGGGAGATGGACTTTCGGATATGGGATGAAACAAGCGTATCATGCCACACTGGGGTGTCCAGatcctcttctttcttgatgcTCTTGAATAGCAGactggcttcttctctttgttgCATCTGATCATCCATCAGGCTCAAGAAATTCgtgttcaagaagatgttctGGTATAGCGAGACATCGAAATCACGCGTTTTGGTTTGCTCTGCATCCTCAAACGTGTCTAGGAAAATAGGATTGATCCAGATCTTGTTATCTTCGAAATCACTTATCATCGTACGTAAACTATCCTTTAattccttgttgatgtagGGCTTATCGTTATTGGTGAGCCATAacattttcttcacattGTATTGAGTCTTCAATTGGAACTCACGAAGTACAGTTTTGAGTACAGTATGGAGCTTATCCCTTGGCTCATCGTTATAAGGATACCTTTcgctcaatttcttgaacCCGTCAATTTCATCTCTCACATATTCATTGAGCCTCTTCATATTGGAACtgttcaagtcgttgaGTGAGAATATTTTGGACATCCCGCAATTCTTTGGGaatttcttgcttgtttctttgcaattgtAGAGGTAAATCCCTACGCCGTTCTTCGGGTAGGTCATAATCATGTCGGAGACGAGGTCATTGATACATGAAAGGATCTCCAAGAACTGTGATCTTCCGTTAAGTTCCTTGATGGGCTCGAAGATTGCACTGGAAAGCTCTATAAGAAAAACAATGCCCTCTTTAATTTCGTACTGCTTGTATGAATTTTCCTCCTCAGACATTGTTCTCGGTGTTTTGGAGCTTGAGAAGGTTTAACTATGGTGGTATCAAGTGCGCCGATATCTACACACCTgagtggttgcaaataCGAACCAGTCTGGAGTAGTCAATACCAGCACAAGAACCTCCTGAAAAAAGTAATTTTGCACTGAACCAAGCAAAACAATAGAATGCTTAATACCGTATGTTtaaattaaaaaaaaatgcccTCAGCATGTGGTACACTGGAAGGACTCATGCCGTTCACAATAGCCAAGGTGCGCCTCAGATCTgcttaaaaaaaaaaaatctgtACCgtttttgagcttcatTAAGGCGTATAAAATTTCCTCAAACTATGTCACTCATAACGGCTGACTTTTCAAAGAGT
It encodes the following:
- the CAS1 gene encoding ATP-dependent DNA helicase YKU70, encoding MSEEENSYKQYEIKEGIVFLIELSSAIFEPIKELNGRSQFLEILSCINDLVSDMIMTYPKNGVGIYLYNCKETSKKFPKNCGMSKIFSLNDLNSSNMKRLNEYVRDEIDGFKKLSERYPYNDEPRDKLHTVLKTVLREFQLKTQYNVKKMLWLTNNDKPYINKELKDSLRTMISDFEDNKIWINPIFLDTFEDAEQTKTRDFDVSLYQNIFLNTNFLSSMDDQMQQREEASSLFKSIKKEEDSDTPVWHDTLVSSHIRKSISRLKEIRRIQFACDLILSDGPGIGGRLGCSVKGYTLYNHEGVRSFRQVYTGGESLRLVQVESKLSRQDTYEEVDLKQEEKPEEQKAKHTLVKGIPVKRTNDKEAELNEKIIYVNEETMDYMRSYAFDNLPEDETQDIDEEEEEEGEKDLVSFSKAPYLKLLCFRHIDTYKPYFNLKAPLFVTADFSDGLSSASKDGGYTNSFKTLKHLYQGCVKLERYAVVFGCIRKNATPNLYALYPTNIKQSSTHLKDKSLPEGFLLIQLPWLNEIRSLPDYMFDEDERYFNEDEQALVPEPLEELFKLLIETVGIDSSYDPYQHPNPVLNYFYKVIKQEALQIDIKDESTSLQDNDWTSQKLIELRERLESKKETSDLLRLINSSLSKIGNDEVRKRVAENNRSPGKKPKFDKLTQEAIVMIWRNNLWKEVTVAQLKDFISRYSGSIKSASRKADMIANISEFLESRK